A region from the Pelobates fuscus isolate aPelFus1 chromosome 1, aPelFus1.pri, whole genome shotgun sequence genome encodes:
- the NDUFB4 gene encoding NADH dehydrogenase [ubiquinone] 1 beta subcomplex subunit 4: MADYREAPLASRPDSLDPRQYYQLNPEHRRAEEERLALRAQLKRKYQVQLNNPHRRALVEDPALDRWMFARNRNIYPNFRPTPKTSLMGLLWGVGPLFFWYYVFKTDRDRREKLIQEGKIDRTFKIAY, encoded by the exons ATGGCGGATTACCGGGAGGCCCCGCTGGCCAGCCGGCCGGACAGTCTGGATCCCCGGCAGTATTACCAGCTGAACCCCGAGCACAGACGGGCTGAGGAGGAGCGGCTGGCACTGAGAGCCCAACTAAAGAGGAAATACCAAGTGCAGCTCAATAACCCCCACAGGAGGGCGCTGGTG GAAGACCCAGCCTTGGACCGTTGGATGTTTGCTCGAAACCGAAACATATATCCCAACTTCAGGCCCACTCCGAAGACCTCTCTGATGGGCCTGCTCTGGGGAGTGGGGCCACTCTTCTTCTGGTACTACGTATTTAAAACAGACCGG GACCGCAGAGAGAAACTAATCCAAGAGGGGAAAATAGATCGGACGTTCAAAATAGCTTACTGA